The following are from one region of the Prochlorococcus marinus str. SB genome:
- a CDS encoding PD-(D/E)XK nuclease family protein has product MSEIIKLSRSTVEKYLSCPRCCVLDKKYQIKPPSLPFTLNIAVDNLCKNEFDYYRKIQEPHPLFIEHGIDAVPFKHKDLERWRSNFQGIRYLSIEHNYDFGGAVDDIWQKKNGDLIIVDVKATSRNNFDWSETFNKYEYAKAYKRQLEMYQWLFKKNGFQVANEAYLLYFNGKKNEELFNNQLNFDVHLIKLDCSTSWVENKIIDTVNLLRSDNFPKPSLKCEYCNYLKKRWQLSIT; this is encoded by the coding sequence ATGAGCGAGATTATTAAATTAAGTCGATCTACTGTTGAGAAATATCTTAGTTGTCCAAGATGTTGTGTACTTGACAAAAAATATCAAATAAAACCTCCATCATTACCTTTTACTTTAAATATAGCTGTAGATAATTTATGTAAAAATGAATTTGATTATTACAGAAAAATTCAGGAGCCTCATCCTTTATTTATTGAACATGGTATTGATGCTGTTCCTTTCAAACACAAAGATTTAGAACGTTGGAGAAGTAATTTTCAAGGGATAAGATATCTGTCAATAGAACACAACTATGATTTTGGTGGTGCTGTCGATGATATTTGGCAGAAAAAAAATGGTGATCTTATTATTGTTGATGTGAAAGCAACTTCTAGAAATAATTTTGATTGGTCTGAGACTTTTAATAAATACGAATATGCAAAAGCCTATAAGAGACAATTAGAAATGTATCAGTGGTTATTTAAAAAAAATGGTTTTCAAGTGGCTAATGAAGCTTATCTTTTATATTTCAATGGAAAGAAAAATGAAGAGTTATTTAATAACCAATTAAATTTTGACGTACATCTAATTAAATTAGATTGCTCTACTTCATGGGTAGAGAATAAGATAATTGATACGGTTAATTTATTACGTTCGGATAATTTCCCCAAACCTTCATTAAAGTGTGAATACTGTAATTATTTAAAGAAGCGTTGGCAGTTATCAATAACTTAA
- the guaA gene encoding glutamine-hydrolyzing GMP synthase yields MSQITLKKERDPSILILDFGSQYSELIARRIRETNVFSLVVSNYISIEEIKNINPKGIILSGGPNSVYEQNAPKCDEKIFNLGIPILGICYGMQLMVKELGGSVISATKRAEYGRTPITIDQESDLLSDVEDKSIMWMSHGDSINCLPDGFNKIAHTENTLHAAISNDFKKLFGVQFHPEVIHSEFGMTVIKNFVYKISCCAADWTTETYIEETIPRIREQVGNKKVLLALSGGVDSSTLAFLLNKAIGNQLTCMFIDQGFMRKGEPEFLMNFFDKKFHIKVEYINARERFIAKLKGITDPEQKRKIIGEEFIRVFEEESNRLGPFQYLAQGTLYPDVIESAGTNIDPKTGERIAVKIKSHHNVGGLPKDLQFKLVEPLRKLFKDEVRKVGAALGLPDEIIKRHPFPGPGLAIRILGEVNNEKLDCLRDADWIVRDEIKKAGLYNDIWQAFAVLLPVKTVGVMGDKRTYSWPIVLRCVSSEDGMTADWSKIPFQILERIANRIVNEVSAVNRVVYDITSKPPGTIEWE; encoded by the coding sequence ATGAGTCAAATAACTTTAAAAAAAGAACGAGATCCTTCAATATTAATTTTGGATTTCGGATCTCAATATTCTGAATTGATTGCAAGAAGAATTAGAGAAACTAATGTTTTTTCTCTTGTAGTTAGTAATTACATTTCAATTGAGGAAATTAAAAATATTAACCCTAAAGGGATTATTTTGAGTGGAGGCCCGAATTCTGTATATGAACAAAATGCACCTAAGTGTGATGAAAAAATTTTTAATTTAGGAATTCCTATTCTTGGCATATGCTATGGAATGCAATTAATGGTCAAAGAACTGGGCGGATCTGTTATTTCAGCAACCAAAAGAGCTGAATATGGCAGAACACCAATAACTATTGATCAAGAATCTGATCTCCTTTCTGATGTAGAAGATAAATCTATTATGTGGATGAGTCATGGCGATTCTATTAATTGTTTGCCTGATGGATTTAATAAAATTGCTCATACCGAGAACACACTCCATGCAGCAATTTCAAATGATTTTAAGAAATTATTTGGCGTACAATTTCATCCTGAAGTTATTCATTCAGAGTTTGGGATGACGGTAATTAAAAATTTTGTTTATAAAATTTCTTGTTGTGCGGCTGATTGGACAACGGAAACATATATAGAGGAAACTATTCCCAGAATAAGAGAGCAAGTTGGCAATAAAAAAGTTTTGCTTGCCTTATCTGGAGGAGTTGATTCCTCAACTCTTGCTTTTCTTCTCAATAAAGCTATTGGAAATCAGCTTACATGCATGTTTATAGACCAAGGTTTCATGAGAAAAGGTGAACCAGAATTTTTAATGAATTTTTTTGATAAGAAATTTCACATAAAAGTTGAATATATTAATGCAAGGGAAAGGTTTATTGCCAAATTAAAAGGTATTACTGATCCAGAACAAAAAAGAAAAATTATAGGTGAAGAATTTATCAGAGTATTCGAGGAAGAAAGCAATAGATTGGGGCCTTTTCAGTATTTAGCCCAAGGCACTCTTTATCCAGATGTTATTGAAAGTGCTGGTACTAATATTGATCCTAAGACTGGTGAAAGAATAGCTGTAAAAATAAAGAGTCATCATAATGTTGGTGGCTTGCCAAAAGATTTACAATTTAAATTGGTTGAGCCATTAAGAAAACTTTTTAAGGATGAAGTCCGAAAAGTGGGAGCTGCTTTAGGTTTGCCGGATGAAATTATTAAAAGACATCCATTCCCAGGCCCTGGATTAGCTATAAGAATTTTGGGAGAGGTAAATAATGAAAAACTTGATTGTTTAAGAGATGCAGACTGGATAGTAAGAGATGAAATTAAAAAAGCAGGTCTTTACAATGATATTTGGCAAGCTTTTGCTGTATTACTACCTGTTAAAACTGTTGGAGTTATGGGAGATAAAAGGACTTATTCCTGGCCAATAGTTTTACGTTGTGTATCAAGTGAGGATGGTATGACAGCCGATTGGTCAAAAATTCCTTTTCAGATATTGGAGAGGATTGCAAATAGAATCGTAAATGAAGTAAGTGCAGTTAATAGAGTTGTTTATGATATTACAAGCAAACCTCCTGGAACTATTGAGTGGGAGTAA
- the cbiD gene encoding cobalt-precorrin-5B (C(1))-methyltransferase CbiD has protein sequence MKKGFSLPLWVAGAARSALNKLVGLPFKNYELIKIPNEKKEIKIEIHSVGLLKDDSHALGITFAKSGLDLDITQNLEIWTIASLEKISFSNPAQKIPINIIAGSGVGIKEDTSEICISNFAKEVLFENLLDSIPAGFNLNLEIIFPNGLFLAERTSNKSFGIVDGLSIIGTSAETYSSASPDQLEEAKNNLAKLIQNDFEGEVIFVIGENGLNLAKSYNVNLPIIKIGNWIGPLLVDAAIKKVKTVILFGYHGKLIKLAGGIFHTHNHLADARIEILIYLAVQEKLPPEIIVELSQLDNLENALQILERFNKSLADKLFKNLSNTIEKRSFSYVNRYVKTDMEIASIIFDRKRKIRWAGINGNNYISYFQ, from the coding sequence TTGAAAAAAGGATTTTCTTTACCTTTGTGGGTTGCTGGAGCTGCTAGGTCAGCATTAAATAAACTAGTAGGGTTACCATTTAAGAATTATGAACTAATAAAAATTCCTAATGAAAAAAAAGAAATAAAAATTGAAATTCATTCTGTTGGTTTACTTAAAGATGACTCACATGCATTAGGAATTACCTTTGCAAAGTCAGGCTTAGATCTTGACATTACACAAAACTTAGAGATATGGACAATAGCCTCTTTAGAAAAAATTTCTTTTAGTAATCCTGCTCAAAAAATTCCAATAAATATTATTGCAGGATCTGGTGTAGGCATAAAAGAAGATACATCAGAGATATGCATTTCTAATTTTGCCAAAGAAGTTTTATTTGAAAATTTGTTAGATAGTATACCTGCCGGCTTTAATTTGAATTTAGAAATTATTTTCCCAAATGGGTTGTTTTTAGCAGAAAGAACTAGTAATAAGTCATTTGGTATTGTTGATGGATTATCTATTATTGGTACTTCTGCTGAGACTTATTCGAGTGCTTCACCTGATCAATTAGAAGAGGCTAAAAATAATCTAGCAAAGTTAATTCAAAATGATTTTGAAGGGGAAGTGATATTTGTTATTGGTGAAAATGGGTTAAATTTGGCTAAAAGTTATAATGTTAATTTGCCAATTATCAAAATTGGAAATTGGATAGGACCATTATTAGTTGATGCTGCAATAAAAAAAGTTAAAACTGTAATTCTTTTTGGTTATCACGGGAAATTAATTAAATTAGCAGGCGGTATTTTTCATACGCATAATCATTTGGCTGATGCAAGAATTGAGATTCTTATTTATTTAGCTGTTCAAGAAAAGCTACCACCTGAAATAATAGTTGAATTATCTCAGTTAGATAATCTTGAGAATGCATTACAAATTCTTGAGAGATTTAATAAATCTTTAGCTGATAAATTATTCAAGAATTTATCAAATACCATCGAAAAGCGTTCTTTTAGTTATGTAAATAGGTATGTAAAAACCGATATGGAAATCGCATCAATCATTTTTGATAGAAAAAGGAAAATTAGGTGGGCTGGAATTAACGGCAATAATTATATTTCTTATTTTCAATGA
- a CDS encoding pyridoxal-phosphate-dependent aminotransferase family protein, translating into MIPGPTPVPEKVLQALSKHPIGHRSKEFQDLVESTTKNLQWLHQTQNDVLTITGSGTAAMEAGIINTLSKGDKVICGENGKFGERWVKVAKEFGLEVIKIVSEWGTPLNPEEFKKVLEADNQKEIKAVILTHSETSTGVINDLETISSYIRAHNTALSIVDCVTSLGACNVPVDEWELDIVASGSQKGYMIPPGLSFIAMSQKAWEAAEKSNLPKFYLNLKSYRKSLLTNSNPYTPAVNLVFALDEALKMMREEGLDNIFQRHNKHKLAMSNAVKALNLKLFADEKYLSPSITAIKTEGIDAEEFRKTIKNNFDILLAGGQDNLKGKIFRVGHLGYVNDRDIITVVSAMSNTLLMLGKISAQQAGEALVVASRYLEEN; encoded by the coding sequence ATGATTCCTGGACCCACACCAGTTCCAGAAAAAGTTTTACAAGCATTAAGTAAGCATCCAATAGGCCATCGTAGTAAAGAATTTCAAGATCTCGTAGAGAGCACAACTAAAAATTTACAGTGGCTTCATCAAACTCAAAATGATGTTCTAACAATCACTGGTAGTGGGACTGCCGCAATGGAGGCTGGAATAATAAATACCTTAAGTAAAGGAGATAAAGTAATTTGTGGAGAAAATGGAAAATTTGGCGAAAGATGGGTAAAAGTTGCAAAAGAATTTGGTCTTGAAGTAATAAAAATTGTTTCCGAATGGGGCACGCCACTTAATCCAGAAGAATTCAAAAAGGTATTAGAGGCAGATAACCAAAAAGAAATAAAGGCAGTTATTTTGACTCATTCTGAAACATCAACAGGTGTAATTAATGATTTGGAAACCATTAGTTCATATATTCGTGCCCACAACACAGCTTTATCAATTGTTGACTGCGTTACAAGTCTTGGAGCTTGCAATGTACCAGTAGATGAATGGGAATTAGATATCGTTGCTTCAGGATCACAAAAGGGATATATGATACCTCCAGGGCTTAGCTTTATAGCAATGAGCCAAAAAGCATGGGAAGCTGCAGAAAAATCTAATTTACCAAAATTTTATTTAAATTTAAAATCCTACAGAAAAAGTCTTTTAACTAACAGTAATCCATATACCCCAGCAGTTAATTTAGTTTTCGCTTTAGATGAAGCTTTAAAGATGATGAGAGAAGAAGGTTTAGATAATATTTTCCAAAGACACAATAAACACAAATTAGCGATGAGCAATGCAGTAAAAGCTTTAAATCTAAAATTATTTGCTGATGAAAAATATTTAAGTCCGTCAATTACTGCGATAAAAACTGAAGGGATTGATGCTGAAGAATTTAGAAAAACAATAAAGAATAATTTTGATATTTTACTTGCAGGTGGTCAAGATAATCTGAAGGGGAAAATATTCAGAGTTGGACATTTAGGTTATGTAAACGATAGAGATATTATTACGGTAGTTTCTGCTATGAGTAATACACTTCTCATGCTCGGTAAAATTTCAGCCCAACAAGCTGGTGAAGCATTAGTTGTGGCTTCTAGATATCTTGAAGAAAATTAA
- a CDS encoding AbrB family transcriptional regulator: MPNINLIYYLLAGGIFGALALKTGIPAAPLAGALIGASILSISGKVDIAEWPIGTRTILEIGIGTVIGTSLTKDSLMDLQTLWRPAILITFTLVITGLAIGLWTSRLLKIDVITTILGAAPGGISGMSLVGSEYGVGAAVATLHAVRLITVLLILPLVVKCLNIFGVIKS, from the coding sequence ATGCCAAACATAAATCTCATATACTACCTTCTTGCTGGCGGCATTTTTGGAGCTTTAGCTCTAAAAACAGGCATCCCTGCAGCTCCTCTTGCAGGTGCCTTGATAGGCGCAAGCATACTTAGCATCAGTGGCAAAGTCGATATTGCAGAGTGGCCAATAGGCACAAGAACAATTTTAGAAATCGGCATTGGAACAGTTATTGGTACATCATTAACCAAAGACTCATTAATGGATCTTCAAACCTTATGGAGGCCTGCTATTTTAATAACTTTTACTTTAGTTATTACAGGATTAGCAATTGGATTATGGACAAGCAGATTACTTAAAATCGATGTGATTACAACAATTCTTGGTGCGGCGCCAGGAGGTATTAGCGGTATGAGTCTTGTAGGGTCAGAGTATGGGGTAGGAGCTGCAGTGGCTACCCTACACGCAGTTAGGTTGATTACTGTGCTTCTAATCCTTCCTTTAGTTGTCAAATGCTTGAATATATTTGGAGTGATTAAATCTTAA
- a CDS encoding DUF6554 family protein translates to MQILKKQKLIPLALGIFAPMTLTTPRVNASAFGAEIFCTMRDGGNDHESSWEAAYTYIKKQKGGLFKVSPKNAAAQITETVIREREKYSYCVEYLDNLHPNRKLIRDLEKEEKRKEKEAQDRENKRIKLEKELEETNKEISEEFTDETLDRYSY, encoded by the coding sequence ATGCAAATATTAAAGAAGCAAAAACTAATACCATTAGCGTTGGGTATTTTCGCTCCTATGACCCTTACTACGCCAAGAGTAAATGCAAGTGCATTTGGAGCGGAAATTTTTTGTACTATGAGAGATGGCGGAAATGACCATGAAAGTAGTTGGGAAGCAGCTTACACATATATAAAAAAACAAAAGGGAGGATTATTCAAAGTTTCTCCCAAAAATGCAGCAGCGCAAATTACTGAAACAGTTATAAGAGAAAGAGAAAAATATAGTTATTGCGTTGAATATTTGGATAATCTTCATCCAAATAGAAAATTAATCCGAGATTTAGAAAAAGAAGAAAAAAGAAAAGAAAAAGAAGCACAAGATAGAGAAAACAAAAGAATAAAATTAGAAAAAGAATTAGAAGAAACTAATAAAGAAATTTCTGAAGAATTTACTGATGAAACACTTGATAGATATAGTTATTAA
- a CDS encoding HNH endonuclease produces the protein MHINDAVFLEDLCPKFRLRQWRKSIHKFTGKSCIYCGKPSESIDHVIPQSQGGLSTTENCVPACLSCNGDKSDENALYWYRRQKFYDPRRAMAIRAWLEGDLRLAIRLLQWANPNFKVKNKDYIKDDSEYKAA, from the coding sequence ATGCATATTAATGATGCGGTGTTTTTAGAGGACTTATGTCCTAAGTTCAGATTGAGACAATGGCGAAAATCTATTCATAAGTTTACTGGAAAAAGTTGTATATATTGCGGAAAACCATCTGAATCTATTGACCATGTAATACCACAAAGCCAAGGAGGATTAAGTACAACAGAAAACTGTGTGCCTGCATGTCTCTCATGTAATGGAGATAAATCAGATGAAAATGCTTTGTATTGGTATAGAAGGCAAAAATTTTATGATCCCCGAAGAGCAATGGCTATAAGAGCTTGGTTAGAAGGGGATTTAAGATTAGCTATTAGATTACTACAATGGGCCAATCCAAATTTTAAGGTAAAAAATAAAGATTACATAAAAGATGATTCAGAATATAAAGCGGCTTGA
- a CDS encoding oxidoreductase, giving the protein MKKPASLLGNKKKFLILGCGFSGSFFAKTIRKLGCTVLTSSRSASKDPYSFIFNSENGMVPNEEIFNGVTHILSCIPPDKNGNDPVLESLKSKLQDLPLEWVGYLSTTGVYGNTEGGWVSEIDQPNPFQKRSHNRLNCEKKWIESSLPVQIFRLPGIYGPGRSTFEAIKNQKIRVILKKAQVFSRVHVADITHAIIFLLQNKDSLKFHQIINIADDEPCSQIEVIQYCYDLLGLTMPKPILFEDAKDALSPIAQSFWMENRRVSNKLLCETLGYKLIYKNYKLGLKNCYLNS; this is encoded by the coding sequence ATGAAGAAACCTGCAAGTTTACTCGGAAATAAAAAAAAATTTTTAATCTTGGGATGTGGTTTCAGCGGTAGTTTTTTTGCAAAAACTATTAGAAAATTAGGTTGCACTGTTTTAACAAGCTCAAGATCTGCAAGCAAAGATCCATATAGTTTTATTTTCAACAGTGAAAACGGTATGGTTCCTAATGAAGAAATTTTTAATGGAGTCACGCATATTCTTAGTTGCATACCTCCTGACAAAAATGGTAATGATCCTGTACTAGAGAGCCTTAAAAGTAAACTACAAGATTTGCCCCTTGAATGGGTTGGATATTTATCTACCACAGGAGTATATGGAAACACTGAAGGTGGTTGGGTTTCTGAAATAGATCAGCCTAATCCTTTTCAAAAAAGAAGTCATAACAGATTAAATTGCGAAAAAAAATGGATTGAATCTAGTTTGCCCGTGCAAATTTTTAGATTACCTGGTATCTATGGACCAGGAAGATCCACCTTTGAAGCAATCAAAAATCAAAAAATTCGAGTTATCTTAAAAAAAGCTCAAGTTTTTTCAAGAGTTCATGTTGCTGATATTACACATGCGATTATTTTTTTATTACAAAATAAAGATAGTTTAAAGTTTCACCAAATCATAAATATTGCAGATGATGAACCCTGTTCTCAAATAGAAGTTATTCAATATTGCTACGATTTACTCGGTTTAACAATGCCAAAGCCAATATTATTTGAGGACGCAAAAGATGCATTATCGCCTATTGCTCAATCTTTTTGGATGGAAAATAGAAGAGTTTCAAACAAACTTTTATGCGAAACACTCGGATATAAACTAATTTATAAAAACTATAAATTAGGCTTAAAAAATTGCTATCTGAACAGTTAA
- the pdxA gene encoding 4-hydroxythreonine-4-phosphate dehydrogenase PdxA — MNFQKTDKILKVVLSVGDESGIGPEIILKALYSNQIPKNIDFILVGSKKNLQNTYEYLKSLGLENLANPRNLKIHDLEISSLDNDSKSSYGDSSFQYLTKAIEIVKQYPNSALVTGPICKKSWSLAGHYFSGQTEVLAKACGVKNVGMLFTAKSPITGWRFNTLLATTHISLSEVPRKLTTELIHSKLDLFKNFCNTYTDKPTLKVAGLNPHAGEEGLLGHEEKDWLNDALTMWNEKNKDIRLFGPLSPDSCWNSSVKAWNDKDAEKHDGILAMYHDQGLIPMKVIALNYSVNTTIGLPFIRTSPDHGTGFDIAGKGIAQSQSMIEAIKAAVEMTNNSRLLNTH; from the coding sequence ATGAATTTTCAAAAAACAGATAAAATATTGAAGGTTGTATTAAGCGTTGGAGATGAGTCAGGTATTGGACCTGAAATAATTTTAAAAGCACTTTATTCTAATCAGATACCAAAAAATATTGATTTTATATTAGTCGGATCAAAAAAAAATCTACAAAATACATACGAATATCTTAAATCATTAGGATTAGAAAACCTTGCAAATCCAAGAAATTTAAAGATACATGATCTCGAAATTTCTTCATTAGATAATGATTCTAAATCAAGTTACGGTGATTCAAGTTTCCAATATTTAACGAAAGCAATAGAAATTGTAAAACAATATCCTAATTCAGCACTTGTAACAGGACCAATTTGCAAGAAATCTTGGTCTCTAGCAGGTCATTACTTCTCTGGTCAAACTGAAGTATTAGCAAAAGCATGTGGAGTAAAAAACGTTGGAATGTTATTTACAGCAAAATCACCAATTACGGGTTGGAGATTTAATACTTTACTAGCTACAACCCACATATCCCTTTCTGAGGTTCCCAGGAAATTAACTACAGAATTAATCCACTCTAAATTGGATCTTTTCAAAAATTTTTGTAATACCTATACTGATAAACCTACTTTAAAAGTCGCAGGATTAAACCCTCATGCCGGCGAAGAAGGTCTTTTAGGTCATGAAGAAAAGGATTGGCTGAATGATGCATTAACTATGTGGAATGAGAAGAATAAAGATATTAGATTATTTGGCCCTTTATCACCAGATAGTTGCTGGAATTCTTCGGTAAAAGCATGGAATGACAAAGATGCTGAAAAACATGATGGCATTCTTGCTATGTATCATGATCAAGGTTTAATACCAATGAAAGTTATAGCTCTTAATTACTCCGTAAATACCACAATCGGTTTACCTTTTATAAGAACATCTCCAGATCATGGAACGGGATTTGATATTGCTGGCAAAGGAATTGCTCAATCTCAAAGCATGATTGAGGCTATTAAGGCTGCGGTAGAGATGACTAACAATTCAAGACTGCTTAACACGCATTAA
- the accB gene encoding acetyl-CoA carboxylase biotin carboxyl carrier protein, whose product MAMKLDHDDLDRLIEKISTSDIQEFSLEGEDFKLEIKRNVFDQNQVTNNLVSNTSFDNQTIANQKNINDNIPVVNEPEEPQVAPPGRSDLTEITSPMVGTFYRAAAPGEEPFVEVGNNVKVGQTICILEAMKLMNEIESEFNAEIVEILVENGTPVEFGQVLMRVKQS is encoded by the coding sequence ATGGCTATGAAATTAGATCATGATGATTTAGATCGCTTAATTGAGAAAATCTCTACAAGTGATATACAAGAGTTCTCGCTAGAGGGAGAAGATTTTAAACTCGAAATAAAAAGGAATGTATTTGATCAGAATCAAGTTACTAATAATTTAGTTTCTAATACTTCATTTGATAATCAGACAATTGCTAATCAAAAAAATATTAATGATAACATCCCTGTTGTTAATGAGCCTGAAGAACCTCAGGTGGCACCCCCAGGACGTTCTGACCTAACTGAAATTACTTCTCCTATGGTTGGTACATTTTATAGGGCTGCAGCGCCTGGCGAGGAGCCATTTGTAGAAGTAGGAAATAACGTTAAGGTCGGTCAAACTATTTGTATTTTGGAAGCAATGAAGTTAATGAATGAAATTGAATCTGAATTTAACGCTGAAATTGTAGAGATTCTCGTTGAAAATGGAACTCCAGTTGAATTTGGTCAAGTTTTAATGCGTGTTAAGCAGTCTTGA
- the efp gene encoding elongation factor P, with translation MISSNDFRTGTTIELDGQVWRVVEFLHVKPGKGSAFVRTKLKSVQSGNVVEKTFRAGESVQQAILEKSNLQHTYVESGDYVFMDMTSFEETRLTSEQIGKGAKYLKEGMEVNVIFHNGKVLEVELPISITLKVTETDPGVKGDTASGGTKPAILETGAQVMVPLFISVGEMIKVDTRNDTYLGREN, from the coding sequence ATGATTTCCAGTAACGATTTTCGCACAGGTACTACCATCGAATTGGATGGACAAGTTTGGCGTGTTGTAGAATTTCTACATGTCAAGCCTGGTAAGGGTTCTGCTTTCGTACGAACAAAATTAAAATCAGTTCAAAGCGGCAACGTTGTTGAAAAAACTTTTCGAGCCGGAGAATCAGTACAGCAGGCTATCCTTGAGAAGTCTAACCTGCAGCATACTTATGTGGAGTCTGGAGATTATGTTTTTATGGACATGACAAGTTTTGAAGAGACAAGACTCACCTCTGAACAAATCGGTAAAGGCGCAAAGTATTTGAAAGAGGGAATGGAGGTTAATGTAATTTTCCATAATGGTAAAGTTTTAGAAGTAGAACTTCCAATATCTATAACTTTGAAAGTTACAGAGACTGATCCAGGAGTTAAAGGTGATACTGCTAGTGGGGGCACGAAACCAGCTATTCTAGAAACAGGTGCTCAAGTTATGGTTCCTTTATTTATTTCTGTGGGAGAAATGATTAAAGTTGATACTCGAAATGACACTTATCTTGGACGTGAAAATTAA
- a CDS encoding peptidylprolyl isomerase: MQKFLSNQNKLFLILSIVILQVFLLKPIQVLADLPTGNAVKDPNAILRNALPIKQVELQEIQHKLEETSDLVRGGRWPALTKTVTKCQSLLKKYQSKIIQELPKDKKKIADKTFLELKENFDNLQDYSKSKDKYSFIATRRNALDKIGGLEEYFLPKEFPYSIPQEFDNLPRLLGRAKVNIKTSKGDMQAIVDGFNAPLTAGAFIDLSSKNFYKDLPINRAEEFFVLQTGDPIGDDIGYIDPKTNSERHVPLEIRIPDEQDTFYNQTFEDLGLYTETPTLPFATLGTLGWSHSNAAVDDGSSQFFFFLYEAELNPAGRNLIDGRNAAFGYVVDGFDILEDLTKDDTIISIDVLEGIENLKLNA; this comes from the coding sequence ATGCAAAAATTCTTATCAAATCAGAACAAACTTTTCTTAATTCTATCTATTGTAATTTTACAGGTTTTTCTTTTAAAACCTATTCAAGTATTAGCTGATTTACCTACTGGAAATGCAGTAAAAGACCCTAATGCAATCCTCAGAAACGCACTCCCTATCAAGCAAGTTGAGTTACAAGAAATTCAACACAAATTGGAAGAAACTAGTGACCTTGTAAGAGGAGGAAGATGGCCCGCTCTTACGAAAACTGTTACAAAATGTCAATCTTTGCTAAAAAAATACCAAAGTAAAATTATTCAAGAATTGCCAAAAGATAAAAAGAAGATTGCTGACAAAACATTTTTAGAACTCAAAGAAAATTTTGATAACCTTCAAGATTACTCTAAATCTAAGGATAAATACTCTTTTATAGCGACTCGAAGAAATGCTTTAGATAAAATAGGTGGATTAGAAGAATATTTTCTACCAAAAGAATTTCCATACTCTATTCCCCAGGAATTTGATAATTTACCGAGATTACTGGGCAGAGCAAAAGTTAATATAAAAACCTCCAAAGGAGATATGCAAGCAATTGTGGATGGATTTAACGCCCCACTTACAGCAGGAGCATTTATAGATTTATCCTCAAAAAACTTCTACAAAGATTTACCGATTAACAGAGCAGAAGAATTTTTTGTACTGCAAACAGGTGATCCAATTGGTGATGATATTGGTTACATAGATCCTAAAACAAACTCAGAACGTCACGTTCCCTTAGAAATAAGAATTCCTGATGAACAAGATACTTTTTACAATCAAACTTTTGAAGATTTAGGTCTTTATACAGAGACTCCAACATTACCTTTTGCAACACTTGGAACTCTAGGATGGTCCCATTCTAATGCCGCAGTTGATGATGGGTCATCGCAGTTTTTCTTCTTTTTATATGAAGCAGAATTAAATCCAGCGGGTCGCAATTTAATTGACGGGAGGAATGCTGCCTTTGGTTACGTTGTAGATGGATTTGATATATTAGAAGACCTTACTAAAGATGACACAATAATTTCAATTGATGTTTTAGAAGGGATTGAAAACCTCAAATTAAATGCATAA